A stretch of DNA from Limnohabitans sp. MORI2:
GGAGCGCCGCATCAAGTCTGTCGAAGCTTGGTTGGCTAACCCCCAATTGCTCAAGGCCGACAAAGACGCCGAGTACGCTGCCGTCATCGAAATCGATTTGGCCGACATCAAAGAGCCGATCGTGTGCTGCCCCAACGACCCCGATGACGCCAAGTTCATGTCTGAAGTGTCTGGCACCAAGATCGATGAAACTTTCATCGGTTCTTGCATGACCAACATCGGCCACTTCCGTGCTGCAGGCAAGTTGCTCGAAGGCAAGAAGGACATCCCTGTTCGCATGTGGATCGCACCTCCTACCAAGATGGATGCTGCCGAGTTGACCAAAGAAGGCTACTACGCCACTTTGGGCGGCGCTGGCGCCCGCATGGAAATGCCTGGCTGCTCGTTGTGCATGGGTAACCAAGCGCAGATCAAAGAAGGCGCTACTGCCATCTCGACTTCCACACGTAACTTCCCCAACCGCTTGGGCAAGAACACCAACGTGTTCTTGGGCTCTGCCGAACTCGTGGCTGTATGCTCCAAGTTGGGCCGCATCCCCACCGTGGAAGAGTACATGGGCGAAATCGGCGTGGTCACCAAAGACGCTGACAAGATCTACAAGTACATGAACTTCGACCAAATCGAAGAGTACGCAGAGACTGCGAAAACTGTGAAGGCCTAAACCTTCTCAGCCAATCCCTCAGCACCTCGGTGCTGAGGCGATAAAAAACCCGCAAAGCGTGAGCCTTGCGGGTTTTTTATTTTGTGTGCTGATGTCGCTTAGAACATCCGAGCCAACAAACCGCCCTCGGCGGGGCCGTCCACAGGAATCCACACATGCGTGGGGCTGCCTGCGGCCACATCAATGGCTTTGCCATCTTTGTCTTTCATTTGCTCCAGCTTGACGATGCGGTTGCCGCTGGGGTGAATGATTTCAATGCGGTCGCCAACTGAGAATTTGTTTTTCGTTTCAATCTCAGCCCAGCCATCGTTCACGCCACGCACTTCGCCCACAAACTGGCTGCGGTGCGCGATGGAGTGGCCGGTTTCATAGTTTTGGTAGTCGTTGGCGGGACGGCGATCCATCAGGCCAGCGGTGTAGCCACGGTTGGCCAAGCCTTCGAGTTCGGTGATGAGCTCGGGGTTGAACGGGCGGCCTGCCACGGCATCGTCAATCGCGCGGCGGTAGACCTGTGCGGTACGTGCCACGTAGTACAAGCTCTTGGTGCGGCCTTCGATCTTGAGTGAGTCCACGCCAATTTGCGTGAGGCGCTCTACATACTCCACCGCGCGCAAGTCCTTGCTGTTCATGATGTAGGTGCCGTGCTCGTCTTCCATGATAGGCATGAGCTGGCCGGGGCGGCCTTTTTCTTCGAGCAAGTAAATGTTGTCGGCAGCGGGGTGACGCTCGCCGTTGCCGCAGGACGAGAAGCTGGCCTCGGCTTCCTGTTGCGACTTGGCAAAGTCAAAATCGCCGTCCATGGGGATGGCCATGGCTTCGCCCGTGTTGGGGTCAGTAGCGCTGGGTTGGGTGCCGTAGCTCCAGCGGCAAGCGTTGGTGCAGGTGCCTTGGTTGGGGTCGCGGCGGTTGAAGTAGCCCGACAGCAAACAACGGCCTGAGTAGGCAATGCACAGCGCGCCGTGCACAAACACTTCGAGCTCCATATCGGGGCACTCTTGGCGAATTTTTTCAATCTCGTCAAAGCTGAGTTCGCGACTCAAGATGATGCGGCGCACGCCCACCTTTTGCCAGAACTTCACCGTCGCCCAGTTGGTCGTGTTCGCCTGAACGGAGAGGTGAATGTCAACTTCAGGCCACTTCTCGCGAACCATGGTGATGAGCCCAGGGTCTGCCATGATGAGCGCATCGGGCTTCATGGCGATGATGGGTTCGATGTCGCGCAGGTAGGTGCGCACTTTGTCGTTGTGCGGAATCAGGTTGCTGGTGACAAAGAACTTTTTGCCACGCGCATGGGCTTCGGCAATGCCGATGCCAATTTGTTCAAGGCGGAATTCGTTGTTGCGCGCACGCAGGCTGTAGCGGGGTTGGCCTGCGTAGATGGCGTCCGCGCCGAAGTCATAAGCGGCGCGCATTTTGTCGAGCGAACCTGCGGGTAGCAGGAGCTCGGGAGCTTTGAGTGTGGTCATAAGAGTGTGCTGCTTACAGGGCAGCTAGAAAATCATTCAGGGTCGATTTTCGCATCTCGCACAACTTTTGCCCAACGTGGGGCTTCTGCCTTGATGAGGGCTGCAAATTGCTCAGGCGTGCCGCCACCCACTTCATTGCCTTGGCTCAAGATTTTTTCTTTCACCTCGGCGGTTTGCAGGGCTTGGTTGCACACCGCATTGAGCTGCTTGACCAATTCTGTTGCCATGCCTTTGGGGCCAATCAAGCCTTGCCAGTTGAGGACTTCGACCTCAGGAAAGCCCTGTTCTGCCATTGTTGGGATGTTGGGCAACAAGGGCGAGCGCTTTTTTGTGGTGATGGCCAGCGCGCGCATGCGGCCGCCTTGGATGGCAGGCATGGCGGCGTACATCTGTTCAAACATCATGTGCACTTGCCCCCCCATCAAGTCGGTGGCTGCTGCTGAGCCGCTTTTGTAAGGGGCATGAATCATGTCAATGCCAGCTGAGTGCTCAAACAAGGCACCGCTCAAATGGTGTGAGCCACCAATGCCGCCCGAGCCATAGCTGAGTTTGCCGGGGGAAGCTTTGGCAGCGGCCACGAGGTCTTTGACTGTTTTGTAAGGCGAGTCGTTGCGCACCATCAAGATGAGTGGGCCACGCTCAATCAAGCAAATGGGAACGAGGTCGTTGAGCGGATCGAAATTGAGCTTCTTGAAGAGAGCTTGGTTGACGGCCAAGGGGGCAAAGTTGCCCATACCCAAGGTGTAGCCGTCGGGTTTGCCGCGCGCGATGGCTTCAGTGCCGATGTTGCCGCCAGCGCCCGCTTTGTTGTCAATGATGATGGGCTGGCCCAGGAGGGTACCCATGGCTTTGGCCACTTGGCGTGAGCGGCTGTCAGCATTGCCACCTGCAGCGTAGGGGCAAATCCACATGATGGTTTTTGCAGGGTTGGGGTATTTGTCTTGGGCTTGTGCAAACAATGGCAGCAAGCTGGTGCTGGCAGCGGCTTGAATCAGGGCGCGTCGTTTCATGGTGGGCGTCTCCGTTTTTGTATCAGGCAAATCATAGGCGTGCTGTTGTGTTTTTTCAGTGAGGCAGACATAGCACAATCACGTATATGAATCGAAATGTGTTGATTGCGGGTGGTGGCATTGCAGGCATGGCAGCAGGCTTTGCGCTGGCGCGTGCAGGCTGGCAAGCCACGGTGTTTGAACGGGCGGCCGAGTTCTCTGAAGTAGGTGCAGGTGTGCAGCTCGGCCCCAATGTGATGCGCATTTTGCAAGCGTGGGGTCTACACGATGCGCTGGCGCAAGTGGCCGCATTCCCTTCAGGCTTGCATGCGCGCAGCATGAACACGGGTGAGGTTTTAGCAACCTTGCCTTTGAATGCTGCGAGCTCGGTCTATGGCGCACCGTATGTGACGATTCATCGTGCAGATTTGCATGGCTTGTTGTTGCAAGCCGCGGTGCGTGAAGGTGTGCAAGTGCAGAGCGATGCGGTGGTGCAACGCACCAGTCAAACGCCCGATGCTGTGACGCTTGAAGTCATGCAACATGGATCGACTCAACAACACCGTGCGGCCATGACGGTTGCCGCCGATGGCGTGTGGAGCCCTTTGCGTCAGCAATTGCTAGGTGATGGGTTACCCAAGTTCACAGGGCATATCGCTTATCGTGCACTGGTGGCGCAAGCTGATTTGCCAGCGCATTTGCGTAGCCAAGATGTGTCGGTCTGGATGGGCGAACAAGCCCATGTGGTTAGCTACCCTGTGCGTGGCGGCGAGTACCTCAATGTGGTGTGTTTGGCTGAAGGTCGTTTGTTGGACGACGAAGCGCACAACTTGCAGGCATTGCAAACATGGAATGCACATAAGTCAGAGGCACAAACGTTGGCCGAGCTGCACCATGCTTTGCGTGGTGCCTGCGCGTCGTTGACCGACTTGATGTCAGCTTGCAGCGATTGGCGCTTGTGGCCTTTGTGCGGCAGGCCCGCGATGCAAGGGGCACACCAACATGTGCAAGGGCGTATCGCGTTGGTGGGTGATGCTGCACACCCCATGCTGCCGTACTTGGCGCAAGGTGCAGGCATGGCGATAGAAGATGCCGCTGAGTTGGCGCTGCAGTTGAACCAAGCCACTGCCGCTGATGTGCCGCAGCGCTTGCAACAGTTTGCGCAAGCCCGCTGGCAACGCAATGCGCGTGTGCAGGCGAGGGCGGTGCGCAATGGCCAAATTTTTCATGCCACAGGGCCGATGCGTGTGGGCCGGGACATGGGCTTGCGCCTGATGGGGTCAAAGCTGATGGATGTGCCGTGGCTGTACGGCTATCAACGTAGCTGAGGTAGGTTAGTCGAGCGCAGGCAAGCCGTGGCGCATGCGCGCACGTTGGCACGCATCGCTGCCTTCTTCAAACTCGCGGCAAGGGGAGGGGCGCCATTCGTAAATGCCGCATGTGGCTTTCTCGCCCACTTTGCCACTCAGCGCTGCGCAGCGGGGGGGCGAGTAGTCGGTGCCGCGCATGCGGCACATCGTGGCCGTGAGTTCTTGGCCCAAGCCTGTGGGCACAGAGCCACCATGCGTGTCCATTTCTTCCACGCTGAAGTCCACCCGAAAACTGGCGCAGCATGCGCCGCAGCTGGTGCAAGCCGACATCACTGGCGTCCGAGCAGCAGGTACTCCATGAGCGCTTTTTGCACGTGCATGCGGTTTTCGGCTTCATCCCACACCACGCTTTGCGGCCCGTCAATCACCTCGGCGGTGACTTCTTCGCCACGGTGCGCAGGCAAGCAGTGCATGAACAAGGCGTCGGGCTTGGCAGCAGCCATCATCTCGGTGTTGACGCACCACTTGGCAAACGCCGCTTTGCGGGCTTCGTTTTCGGCTTCAAAGCCCATGCTGGTCCAGACGTCGGTGGTCACCAAGTCGGCACCTTTGCAGGCTTCGAGCGGATCGGCAAACACTTTGTAGCAAGCCGTGTTTTTGAGGCCCGCCACTTCGGGGTTGACTTCGTAGCCGCTGGGTGTGCTCACGTGCACTGTAAAGCCCAGCATGTCAGCGGCTTGAAGCCAAGTGTTGGCCATGTTGTTGCCGTCGCCCACCCAGGCCACCACTTTGCCTTTGAGGCATTCGAGCGGATGCACGGTCAAACCACGGTGCTCGATGAGGGTGAACAAGTCCGCCATGATTTGGCAGGGGTGGAATTCGTTGGTCAGGCCGTTGATCACGGGCACGCGCGAGTTGGCAGCGAAGCGCTCGATCTTGTCTTGGCCGTAGGTGCGAATCATCACCAAGTCGGTCATGCGGCTGATGACCTTGGCGCTGTCTTCAATCGGCTCAGAGCGACCCAGTTGGCTGTCGCCCGTGGTCAAGTGGACCACCGAGCCGCCCAACTGATACATACCGGCTTCAAAGCTCACGCGGGTGCGGGTGGAGGCTTTTTCGAAAATCATGGCCAACGTGCGGTCAGCCAAGGTGTGGTGCTTTTCGTAGGCTTTGAATTTCTTTTTGATCAGCGCCGCACGCTGAAACACATAGGCGTACTCATCCACCGACAAGTCGGTGAACTGCAGGTAATGTTTGATCGTCATGCTTTTTCAGCCAAGAAGGTTTTGATCAGGGGCACCAAGATGCCAATCAGCTCATCGCACTCAGCTTGGGTGATGATGAGCGGCGGCAGCAAGCGCACCACGGTGTCGGCGGTGACGCTGAGCAACAAGCCCGCATCCAACGCGCGGTTCATGATGGCGCCGCAAGCGCGGTCGAGCTCAATGCCAATCATCAAGCCTTGGCCGCGAATGTCTTTGACACCTGGCTCATTCGCGAATTCGCGCTTGAACGCATCGGTGAGGTACTGCCCCATGCGTGCGGCGTTGCCCATGAGGTCGTCTTGTTCCATGATGCGGATGGTTTCTAAACCTGCACGCACGGCCAGTGGGTTGCCACCAAACGTGGAGCCATGGGTGCCAGCGGTCAACACGCCTGCGGCTTTGGGGCCTGCCACCACCGCGCCAATCGGCACACCAGAGGCCAAGCCTTTGGCCAAGGGCATCACATCAGGCACCACGCCAGCCCATTGGTGGGCAAACCATTTGCCGGTACGGCCCATGCCGCTTTGCACTTCATCGACCATCATCAACCAATCGCGTTGGTTGCACAGCTCGCGCACTTGGCGCAGGTAGTCCATGTGCATGGCGTTGATGCCGCCTTCGCCTTGGATGGTTTCGAAGAACACGGCCACCACATTGGGGTTGCCTTCGGTGGCTTGTTTCAATGCGTCGATGTCGTTCAGGGGCACGCGGATGAAGCCTTCGACCAAAGGCTCAAAGCCTTTTTGAATTTTGGGGTTGCCCGTGGCGCTGAGCGTGGCAATGCTGCGGCCATGGAAGGCCTTTTCGTACACCACGATTTGTGGGTTGCTGATGCCTTTGTCGTGGCCGTATTTGCGGGCGAGTTTGATGGCTGCTTCGTTGGCCTCTAAGCCGCTGTTGCAATAAAACACATTGGTCATGCCTGAGAACTCGACCAGTTTGGCGGCCAGCTTTTCGGCATTGGGTGTGTAGTAGTAGTTGCAACAGTGAATCACTTCAGTCATTTGCTGCTGCAGTGCGGCCACAAACTCAGCGTGGTTGTGGCCCAAGGTGTTGACTGCAATGCCTGCCAACGCATCTAAGTATTGGCGACCCTCGGTGTCCCACACGCGGCAACCCT
This window harbors:
- the yegQ gene encoding tRNA 5-hydroxyuridine modification protein YegQ, coding for MTTLKAPELLLPAGSLDKMRAAYDFGADAIYAGQPRYSLRARNNEFRLEQIGIGIAEAHARGKKFFVTSNLIPHNDKVRTYLRDIEPIIAMKPDALIMADPGLITMVREKWPEVDIHLSVQANTTNWATVKFWQKVGVRRIILSRELSFDEIEKIRQECPDMELEVFVHGALCIAYSGRCLLSGYFNRRDPNQGTCTNACRWSYGTQPSATDPNTGEAMAIPMDGDFDFAKSQQEAEASFSSCGNGERHPAADNIYLLEEKGRPGQLMPIMEDEHGTYIMNSKDLRAVEYVERLTQIGVDSLKIEGRTKSLYYVARTAQVYRRAIDDAVAGRPFNPELITELEGLANRGYTAGLMDRRPANDYQNYETGHSIAHRSQFVGEVRGVNDGWAEIETKNKFSVGDRIEIIHPSGNRIVKLEQMKDKDGKAIDVAAGSPTHVWIPVDGPAEGGLLARMF
- a CDS encoding tripartite tricarboxylate transporter substrate binding protein codes for the protein MKRRALIQAAASTSLLPLFAQAQDKYPNPAKTIMWICPYAAGGNADSRSRQVAKAMGTLLGQPIIIDNKAGAGGNIGTEAIARGKPDGYTLGMGNFAPLAVNQALFKKLNFDPLNDLVPICLIERGPLILMVRNDSPYKTVKDLVAAAKASPGKLSYGSGGIGGSHHLSGALFEHSAGIDMIHAPYKSGSAAATDLMGGQVHMMFEQMYAAMPAIQGGRMRALAITTKKRSPLLPNIPTMAEQGFPEVEVLNWQGLIGPKGMATELVKQLNAVCNQALQTAEVKEKILSQGNEVGGGTPEQFAALIKAEAPRWAKVVRDAKIDPE
- a CDS encoding FAD-dependent monooxygenase, coding for MNRNVLIAGGGIAGMAAGFALARAGWQATVFERAAEFSEVGAGVQLGPNVMRILQAWGLHDALAQVAAFPSGLHARSMNTGEVLATLPLNAASSVYGAPYVTIHRADLHGLLLQAAVREGVQVQSDAVVQRTSQTPDAVTLEVMQHGSTQQHRAAMTVAADGVWSPLRQQLLGDGLPKFTGHIAYRALVAQADLPAHLRSQDVSVWMGEQAHVVSYPVRGGEYLNVVCLAEGRLLDDEAHNLQALQTWNAHKSEAQTLAELHHALRGACASLTDLMSACSDWRLWPLCGRPAMQGAHQHVQGRIALVGDAAHPMLPYLAQGAGMAIEDAAELALQLNQATAADVPQRLQQFAQARWQRNARVQARAVRNGQIFHATGPMRVGRDMGLRLMGSKLMDVPWLYGYQRS
- a CDS encoding YkgJ family cysteine cluster protein encodes the protein MSACTSCGACCASFRVDFSVEEMDTHGGSVPTGLGQELTATMCRMRGTDYSPPRCAALSGKVGEKATCGIYEWRPSPCREFEEGSDACQRARMRHGLPALD
- the argF gene encoding ornithine carbamoyltransferase, whose amino-acid sequence is MTIKHYLQFTDLSVDEYAYVFQRAALIKKKFKAYEKHHTLADRTLAMIFEKASTRTRVSFEAGMYQLGGSVVHLTTGDSQLGRSEPIEDSAKVISRMTDLVMIRTYGQDKIERFAANSRVPVINGLTNEFHPCQIMADLFTLIEHRGLTVHPLECLKGKVVAWVGDGNNMANTWLQAADMLGFTVHVSTPSGYEVNPEVAGLKNTACYKVFADPLEACKGADLVTTDVWTSMGFEAENEARKAAFAKWCVNTEMMAAAKPDALFMHCLPAHRGEEVTAEVIDGPQSVVWDEAENRMHVQKALMEYLLLGRQ
- a CDS encoding aspartate aminotransferase family protein yields the protein MSAATRTVPTEPHVMPTFGRLPIAIARGQGCRVWDTEGRQYLDALAGIAVNTLGHNHAEFVAALQQQMTEVIHCCNYYYTPNAEKLAAKLVEFSGMTNVFYCNSGLEANEAAIKLARKYGHDKGISNPQIVVYEKAFHGRSIATLSATGNPKIQKGFEPLVEGFIRVPLNDIDALKQATEGNPNVVAVFFETIQGEGGINAMHMDYLRQVRELCNQRDWLMMVDEVQSGMGRTGKWFAHQWAGVVPDVMPLAKGLASGVPIGAVVAGPKAAGVLTAGTHGSTFGGNPLAVRAGLETIRIMEQDDLMGNAARMGQYLTDAFKREFANEPGVKDIRGQGLMIGIELDRACGAIMNRALDAGLLLSVTADTVVRLLPPLIITQAECDELIGILVPLIKTFLAEKA